The genomic DNA CAACGAGCGCGCGAAGCTGGGCGCGTTTCCCCGCAGGTACTACGAGACCATGCTGCGCGAGGGCAATGCCCACGGCGGCGAGGCGTACCTGGTGCTGTCGCGGTACCAGGGCCGGGCGCTTGCGGGCGGCTTTTTCCTGGCGATGGGCAAGGGCACCGCGTACCTGTTCGGCGGCAGTGTCCGCGACGACCGCATGGACGACGCCGGGCAGCCCCTCAAGGACAGCAAGGCCCCGGACGCCTTTTACTGGCACGCCATGCTGGACGCCAAACGCCGCGGCTACGAGCTGTTCGACTTCTGGGGGATTCCGCGCGTGCTGGACGAGTCCAAGCACTCGTACGGCGTGTTCCGCATGAAACTCAAGTTCAGCGAGCAGCGCGTGTGGTACCCCGCGTACGACCTGCCACTGAACCCGGCTGCACCGGCCATCGTGAAGGCCCTGCGCTGGCGCAAGACGCAGAACAACCTGCGCAAACGCGGCAGCGCCGACGACGTGCTGTAACGCGCCGCTTCAGTTCAGCGTCTTGGCGGAACTGGGCACCATGCCCAGCAGCAGTTCCAGCCGGTCGATCACCGTGGAGGCGCGCAGCACGTCCTCGCGCTGGTCGCTGTCCAGGGGCAGCACGTTCGCGGCGAAGCTCGCCATCAGCAGGGGATCGTCCGGGGCACCCTGGCGGATCTCGTCGGCGTCGTCCGGGCGCAGCCGCAGCAGCGCGGCGAGCAGCTGCCGGGCGTCCGCGTGCTCGGCCTCCTCGCCCACGCCGCTGTCCTCCAGCGGCCACACGCGCACGTCCGCGCTGAGGTACGGCCGGTCGAGGTGGAAGTCCTGCACCTCGAAGCGCTCACCGCCCACGACCAGGATGGTGCTGGTGCCGTCGTCGTGCAGCTGAGCGCGCCTCAGGTGGGCCAGCGTGCCCACCCGCGACACGCGCTCCTGGAAGGGCAGCGGCGACGCCTGCGAGGACGCCAGCACCCGCACGATGCCGAACGGTTCCCCGGAGGCCTGCACGTCGCGCAGCAGCGCCCGGTAGCGTTCCTCGAACACGTACAGGGGCAGCGCCACACCCGGGAACAGCACCAGGTTCGGCAGGGGGAAGAGGGGGACGGTCATCCTGGGGGTCATGGTGGTCTTCTTTGCCGTGGCGGACTTGCGTAAATAGTACAGAGCCAGGACGTCCTGGCTTACTTTTCGTCGTCGGGAACAGTTTTTTTCCGCTTCGGCCGGCGGGGGGGTGGGGGCGGTGGGGCGTGCCACTCGCGCAACTGCTCCGGCGTGGCGCCCAGGCCGAGCAGGGTCACGCTGTCCTGCGGCGTCAGGGGCGCGGCGCGCAGCAGGTCCGGGCGGCGCGCGAGCGTCCGGGCCAGCGCCCGCTCGCGCCGCCACGCCGCGATGGCCGCGTGGTTGCCGCCCCGCAGGACGTCCGGCACGGCCACGCCGTTCCACTCGGGCGGCCGGGTGTACTCGGGA from Deinococcus metalli includes the following:
- a CDS encoding LON peptidase substrate-binding domain-containing protein yields the protein MTVPLFPLPNLVLFPGVALPLYVFEERYRALLRDVQASGEPFGIVRVLASSQASPLPFQERVSRVGTLAHLRRAQLHDDGTSTILVVGGERFEVQDFHLDRPYLSADVRVWPLEDSGVGEEAEHADARQLLAALLRLRPDDADEIRQGAPDDPLLMASFAANVLPLDSDQREDVLRASTVIDRLELLLGMVPSSAKTLN